The stretch of DNA GACGCAAGACTCGGCGATAGTGTCGGTTTGTGGGAGGCGTCTCCCGACGCCGATTTCAGCTTCTTGGCCGCTACGGTTGGCAGCGCGTCATCGGGGTCAGGAGACCCCTCCCACAGCGGCTGCGCCGCCGCTTTAGGCTGCTCTTTCGTCCGGTCTTCCGGCGGGCTCTCACCGATCTCGGCTAGCAGCCGCCGGGCCGCCGCTTCTTCGCCGGCGGCGATCAGGCGGGCGACCTCCGCACGGCGGCGACGCCACTCGGCTTGCGAGAGCTTTTCGAGCCGGCGGGCTTCGTCGAGTCGTGTCGGGGTTTTGCCTGACGGCGATCGGGTAGGCATGGCGTTGAGCGCGCGGAAGGGTTCGTTGCAACGACCTCCTCAGTTCCGCGTGGCACGCTAATTTGCCGCAGGGGCCTGCTCCAGAAAAAAGGGCGAAAGCCGGGTTTGGGGGAGTGACAGCAGTTTGTCACCCAAGCGACAGACTCCGTTATCGCCGGGTCTTAGCCGTGGGCGGAAGCCCTCGGTGGACGGCGGGTATCAGGGCTCTACCGAGGGCTACCGCCCACGGCTAACGCCTACTCAGTTGCCGAGCTTGGCGAGGGCCCGATCGATGCGCGCCAGGCGGCGGTCGTGGCCGAGCAGCTCGAGCGTCTCGAACATGCCGAAGCCGACCGCTTTGCCGGTCGTCGCGACGCGGAGGGCGTGGATGATCTGGCCGATGCCGATGCCCTGGGCTTCGCAGAACGCCTTGAGGCCCGCTTCGAGGTCGGCGGCGCTGGCGTCGGGGGTCTTTGCCAATTCGTCGCGGTACTTGGCGAGCAGCGGCCCGGCGGCGGCGTCTTTCACCAGCCGCTTCTGCCACGCCTTCTCGTCGTAGGTGAGCTGGTCGTCGGCGGTGAAGAAGTCGTCGTAGTCGAGGATGTCGCCGTAGACCTTAATGCGGTCGCCGGCGGCCGCGACGATCCCCGCCACCACAGGCCCGACGTCGCACGCCGGCGGGTCGGTCACCAGCCGCGCCGTCTTGAGCATCTCGACAGAGCGCGCCGTCTTCTGCTTCGCGGGGACCTGCTGCATCGCGCGGTCTTGGAAGGCCGTCAGCTTCGCTGGGTCGAAGCTCGCCGGCGCCTTGTTGACGCGGTCGAGCGTGAAATGCTCAATCATCTCGGCGCGGGTGAACTCTTCGCGCGAATCATCGAGCGACCAACCCAAGAGCAAGAGGTAGTTGAGGATCGCGTCGGGGAGGAACCCGATCTGTTCGTAGAAATCGACGATCACCGGGTTGAACGTCTCGGCCGACGTTTCTAGCCCGAGGCGTCCCGCGATCTGCTGGCCCTTCTCGTTGAGGGCGGCGAAGTCGCGGTTCTTCAGGTACTTGTCGAGCTTCCGCTTGCTGAGCTTGTTCTTGCTCCCCGGCTCGGCGACGTACGGCAGGTGCGCAAACTCCGGCGGCGTGTAGCCGAGCGACTGGGCGATGAACACCTGCCGCGGCGTGTTGGAGAGGTGCTCCTCGGCGCGGATCACGTGGCTGATGCGCATCAGCTCGTCGTCGACCACCGACGCCAAGTGATAGATAGGCGAGCCGTCCGCGCGCTGGATAACGTGGTCCTGTTCGCGGGCCCAGTCGAAGCGGACCTCGCCGCGCACCAGGTCCTTGAGGACGAGCGTCCCCTCGCGCGGCATCAGGAGTCGCACCACCGCCTCACGGCCTTCGGCCTCGAAGCGTGCGCGGTCGGCGTCGGTCTCGGCCCGCCACTTACGACTGTAGACGAACGCCTCGCCCGCCTTCTCGGCGGCTTCGCGCTCGGCCTGGACCTCTTCGGGGCGGGCGTAGTCGCGGTACGCGGCGCCCGAGGCGATCAGCCGCTCGACAGCGTCGGTGTAATGCTCGAAGCGCTGCGACTGGAAGTAGGGGCCGTGATCGCCCTTGGACGCTTTGTCGGCGCCTTCAACGGGCCCTTCGTCCCAATCGAGGCCGAGCCACTCGAAGCCGTGCAGGATCGGCGCGAGCGCCGCCTCGACGTTGCGCTGCTGGTCGGTGTCGTCGACGCGGAGCAGGAACTGGCCCCCGTGCTGACGGGCGAACAGCCAGTTGAACAGCGCCGTGCGGACGCCGCCGATGTGCAGGAAGCCGGTCGGGCTGGGGGCGAAGCGGGTGCGGACGGTCATCGGCATCGGAGAGAGGGTCGGACGGGCGCGAAGCGGCAAGCCGCTAAGGTACCCGGCGGACCGGCCCGGCTCCTACCCACCGACGACCTCCAACCCGGTCACGCAGCCCGACGCTGCTTCTCACGCCGCAGGGCCTTGCGTTCGGCCTTGGTGCGCTTGCGCATCTGCGGGGCTTCGTCGTCGTAGCTCTCTTCGAAGTCCTCGGCGCCGCTGACCCAGCGGCTGGAATCGGGGGCCGTTTCTTCCGCCAGCTTGGGGCGGGACAATTCGCGTTTGGATTTCCTCATGGCGCTACCCTTGCCGGACGCCGGTTCCTCTTCGTTTTCGGATTTGTAAACAGCTGTCGAATGCTTCTTCAGGGCGGCCGATTGGCGGACCGGCTCGTCGTGGGATGCTTCTTGTTCGGGAGTGTCGTCGAGTTCCAAGGCAGAGGCCTTCACGGCCTCGCTGGGCTTCTTGACGACGACCGGTGGCGCGACTTCGCCGTGGGTCTCACGGACGATGCGCCGCGCGTAAGCGAGCAGCATGCCTAGCGTCGTCACCGCGGCCGCGGTCGTGGAGATGGCGCCGATCACCGTTGGCGTCAGCGCGGGGCCGAGCGAGGGCACAAAGCCCGCTGACGAAGCCAACGCGACAACGACCGCCCCGCCCGTGGCGCCGGCGAACGTCGCGGCGGCGGGGCATTCGCGGACTTCCATCACGGTCCAGACCGCGGCGCCCAAAGCGAGCAGTCCGCCGGGGA from Botrimarina mediterranea encodes:
- the gltX gene encoding glutamate--tRNA ligase, producing the protein MTVRTRFAPSPTGFLHIGGVRTALFNWLFARQHGGQFLLRVDDTDQQRNVEAALAPILHGFEWLGLDWDEGPVEGADKASKGDHGPYFQSQRFEHYTDAVERLIASGAAYRDYARPEEVQAEREAAEKAGEAFVYSRKWRAETDADRARFEAEGREAVVRLLMPREGTLVLKDLVRGEVRFDWAREQDHVIQRADGSPIYHLASVVDDELMRISHVIRAEEHLSNTPRQVFIAQSLGYTPPEFAHLPYVAEPGSKNKLSKRKLDKYLKNRDFAALNEKGQQIAGRLGLETSAETFNPVIVDFYEQIGFLPDAILNYLLLLGWSLDDSREEFTRAEMIEHFTLDRVNKAPASFDPAKLTAFQDRAMQQVPAKQKTARSVEMLKTARLVTDPPACDVGPVVAGIVAAAGDRIKVYGDILDYDDFFTADDQLTYDEKAWQKRLVKDAAAGPLLAKYRDELAKTPDASAADLEAGLKAFCEAQGIGIGQIIHALRVATTGKAVGFGMFETLELLGHDRRLARIDRALAKLGN